The following nucleotide sequence is from Nocardioides eburneiflavus.
CCCCGCGCGGTGTCGTTCACCCATCCCCGTCCCGCGTCGATCGCGGAGGCGCACTCGTGGTTCGGTTGCCCGGTCACCTACGAAGGTCGTCGGAATGCCCTTGAGTTCGACGCCGCGACGCTGGCGGTCCCGGCCAGGTTGGCCGACCAAGGTCTGTCGTCCTTCCTGCTCGCCCACCTGGAGCAGCTCCGGTCCGAGCAGGCTGAACGCACGCTGGTCGACGTCGTCCACGCGTCGATCACCGACCTGCTCCCCGATGGGCTTCCCACGAAGTCGGTGATCGCCCGGCGTGTGGGGATGAGTGAGCGCACCCTCCACCGACGCCTGGCAGCAGAAGGAGAGACGTTCCAGTCGCTCACGACGCGCGCTCGTCGCGAAGCGGCCGAGGCGTTGCTCACCGACTCCCGTCACTCGCTCGCGGAGGTGGCGTTCCTCGTCGGGTTCTCCGACCAGAGCTCGTTCCAGCGCGCGTTCAGGGGGTGGACGGGGCAGACTCCTCGGAGCTTCAGGTGCGCTTGAGGCTGATCCGGTCGACCTACAGCCCCGACGAAGGCTGTCCGCGACCGGAACCCTAGGTCCGGGCGTCTGTTCGATGGGACATTCCAGCGGGAGCGTGGAGTGGCTGTCGTCCATCGGGCCGGTCGGTCCCGCGGGTGTGGAACAGCGCGAGCCTGAACGCAGCCCACAGGACACCGGTTGCCGCGGTGGCCGTGAGGGCGAAGCCGAGGTCGGGCTGGAACAGCGTGATGGTGCTGAGCGGAGTGCCGTACATCTCCGGCACCAGGACGACGATCACCCCCGCTGCGGCGACCGTGGTGAGGAGCGGGAACCAGAGGCTGAACAGGCCGAAGGCGCCCGACTTCGCGCGGAGGTCGGCACGGTGACGCCAGGCCCAGGCCATGCTGAGCGTGTAGGCGCCAGGTAGGAGCAGCAAGCCGATGAACAGGGCCTTTTGAGCCAGGTGTGACCCTTCGCCGGCGTAGTCGAGCCCCAGCGCCTGGGCCGTGATGGCGTTGCGGAGCTGGGTCGTCTCCCCGAAGCCGAGGCCGCTTCCGGCGTTGACCAGGACAACCACAGCCTTGTT
It contains:
- a CDS encoding AraC family transcriptional regulator, coding for MELLASIGLTADVDPMRASQEEVAAEDYYDFLERAALPDDHGLPYRYADELRLDDFSALGLSLKTAQTLRDALRRLVRYILLLSDTLEYDLVDRHDGVATLTLTRPASRRGARLANECALAAVVGVMSEASGSRVVPRAVSFTHPRPASIAEAHSWFGCPVTYEGRRNALEFDAATLAVPARLADQGLSSFLLAHLEQLRSEQAERTLVDVVHASITDLLPDGLPTKSVIARRVGMSERTLHRRLAAEGETFQSLTTRARREAAEALLTDSRHSLAEVAFLVGFSDQSSFQRAFRGWTGQTPRSFRCA